A single region of the Gilliamella apis genome encodes:
- a CDS encoding NADAR family protein, whose protein sequence is MDLLQLRQQYKSGKRYKYIYFWGHVEKQPSIITKSCFSQWYPSRFEVDNIYYPTAEHYMMAEKARLFGDEQILSKILTANSPGLAKALGRQVKGFIPDIWDEHCFNIVINGNYAKFSQNPKLTDFILSTKQRILVEASPVDKIWGIGLSQDDPNIDNPLMWCGKNLLGFALMNVRQQLQEK, encoded by the coding sequence ATGGATTTATTGCAATTACGCCAGCAATATAAAAGTGGTAAACGGTATAAATATATATACTTTTGGGGACATGTAGAAAAGCAACCTTCTATCATAACAAAGAGTTGTTTTAGCCAATGGTATCCAAGTCGTTTTGAAGTTGATAATATTTACTATCCAACTGCAGAACATTATATGATGGCTGAGAAAGCAAGATTATTCGGTGATGAGCAAATATTATCAAAAATACTTACTGCTAATTCTCCTGGATTAGCAAAGGCATTAGGGCGTCAAGTAAAAGGATTCATACCGGATATTTGGGATGAACACTGCTTTAATATTGTCATAAATGGTAATTATGCTAAGTTTTCACAGAATCCAAAGTTGACGGATTTTATATTATCAACCAAACAAAGAATATTAGTAGAAGCAAGTCCAGTTGATAAAATATGGGGCATAGGATTGTCTCAGGATGATCCTAATATTGATAATCCGCTAATGTGGTGTGGAAAAAATTTGCTTGGATTTGCTTTAATGAATGTTCGCCAACAATTACAAGAAAAATAA
- a CDS encoding ABC transporter ATP-binding protein, which yields MIKVGQLQLTFNKGTPIENHVLRGLNLNIKKGEFVTIIGSNGAGKSSLLNVISGDLIVDSGHIIINNKSVTRWPAWKRAGMVARVFQDPMVGTCENLTIEENLAIAYNRGNNFTLRPALNRRLRALFKEKLATLNLGLENRLSDMMGLLSGGQRQAVSLLMSTLQPSKILLLDEHTAALDPKTAQFVLELTNEIVQKNQLTTMMVTHSMKQALEYGTRTVMLHQGQVVLDVSGEQRDKLTVTDLLDMFEKTRGEKVTDDALLLG from the coding sequence ATGATTAAAGTAGGACAATTACAATTGACGTTTAATAAAGGAACGCCAATTGAAAATCATGTATTACGTGGTTTGAATCTCAATATCAAAAAAGGGGAATTTGTTACTATTATTGGTAGTAATGGTGCAGGAAAAAGTTCATTACTTAATGTCATTAGTGGTGATCTGATTGTTGATTCTGGCCATATTATCATCAATAATAAAAGTGTTACACGCTGGCCAGCTTGGAAAAGAGCTGGAATGGTGGCACGAGTATTCCAAGATCCAATGGTCGGAACGTGTGAAAACCTAACCATAGAAGAAAATTTAGCTATCGCTTACAACCGTGGTAATAATTTTACTTTACGACCAGCTTTAAATCGTAGACTGCGTGCTCTATTTAAAGAGAAACTAGCAACGCTAAATTTAGGTTTAGAAAATAGACTATCAGATATGATGGGCTTGCTTTCTGGTGGACAAAGACAAGCAGTTAGCCTACTCATGTCAACATTACAACCATCCAAGATATTATTACTTGATGAACATACCGCAGCTCTCGATCCCAAAACAGCACAATTTGTTTTGGAGCTGACTAATGAAATTGTTCAGAAAAACCAATTAACCACTATGATGGTGACTCATTCAATGAAACAAGCATTAGAATATGGCACAAGAACAGTGATGCTACATCAAGGACAAGTAGTACTTGATGTGTCAGGAGAACAACGAGATAAGCTAACAGTCACAGATTTATTAGATATGTTTGAAAAAACCCGTGGTGAAAAAGTAACTGACGATGCCTTATTATTAGGTTAA